Proteins encoded within one genomic window of Gloeobacter kilaueensis JS1:
- a CDS encoding lasso RiPP family leader peptide-containing protein — translation MSEPAPPEKKPYQPPQLHVYGDIRTITQGTSDRKGRKDSNRVKTAV, via the coding sequence ATGAGCGAGCCAGCGCCGCCGGAGAAAAAACCGTACCAGCCTCCCCAGTTGCACGTCTACGGCGATATCCGCACGATCACCCAGGGAACTTCTGATCGCAAGGGCCGAAAAGACAGCAACAGAGTAAAGACAGCTGTCTAG
- a CDS encoding nucleotidyltransferase domain-containing protein: MPVPAVDEELTRWLVLCLRGRWEPEALELARDQPPLDWERCCQIVNSEALGPLLYSVVHHQALVPAAVEAEWEVAYRRNACRNALLFAALADILQALAGAQVEVIVLKGAALAERLYGDIAVRPMQDLDLLIRPAALPVARQVLKALHFAPTRTEIATGFNAAFRNEESLHRRGLVDVYVDLHWRLIGPNYYQRALAGEWFWQTARRSPIGDRMALVLGLEAEVLYLCAHLQLHHGGRSLLWLQDIAELLVRCGQDLDWEVLLEQAQGNSLVLPLQRTLLQLATDWAVPVPRGIVEDLRALRVTATELRAFGALAPGERTRAQRLLADLSGVIRWRQKWQLVRRALFPDAEYMQERYGIAHRSLVPFYYPYRWLRGLRRVE; encoded by the coding sequence ATGCCGGTGCCTGCGGTGGACGAAGAACTGACCCGGTGGCTGGTGCTCTGCCTGCGCGGGCGCTGGGAGCCGGAGGCGCTGGAATTGGCCCGTGACCAGCCGCCCCTCGACTGGGAGCGCTGCTGTCAGATCGTGAATTCAGAAGCCCTGGGCCCCCTGCTCTACAGCGTCGTCCACCACCAGGCGCTCGTTCCTGCCGCCGTCGAAGCGGAGTGGGAAGTGGCCTACCGGCGCAACGCCTGCCGCAACGCGCTGCTGTTTGCTGCCCTGGCAGACATCCTCCAGGCGCTGGCAGGGGCGCAGGTGGAGGTGATCGTTCTCAAAGGAGCGGCGCTGGCCGAACGCCTCTACGGCGACATCGCCGTGCGGCCCATGCAGGATCTCGATCTGCTCATCCGTCCCGCTGCTTTGCCGGTGGCGCGCCAGGTGCTCAAAGCGCTGCACTTCGCTCCTACCCGCACGGAGATCGCGACTGGATTCAACGCCGCCTTCCGCAACGAGGAATCGCTGCACAGGCGGGGGCTGGTGGATGTCTACGTCGATCTGCACTGGCGGCTCATCGGCCCCAATTATTATCAGCGGGCCCTCGCGGGCGAGTGGTTCTGGCAAACGGCCCGCCGCAGCCCCATCGGCGATCGGATGGCCCTGGTGCTGGGCCTCGAAGCAGAAGTGCTCTACCTGTGCGCCCACCTGCAGTTGCACCACGGAGGCCGCTCCCTTCTTTGGCTGCAGGATATTGCCGAGCTGCTTGTCCGCTGCGGACAGGATCTGGACTGGGAAGTGCTCCTGGAGCAAGCGCAAGGCAACAGCCTGGTGCTGCCGCTGCAGCGCACCCTTTTGCAGCTGGCCACCGATTGGGCGGTGCCGGTGCCTCGGGGAATCGTCGAAGACCTGCGCGCCCTGCGAGTCACTGCTACTGAACTGCGCGCCTTCGGTGCCCTCGCCCCCGGCGAGCGGACCCGCGCCCAGCGCCTGCTTGCGGATCTTTCGGGGGTCATCCGTTGGCGGCAGAAGTGGCAGCTTGTCCGGCGAGCCCTGTTTCCAGACGCGGAGTACATGCAGGAGCGCTACGGAATTGCCCACCGGTCGCTGGTGCCCTTCTATTACCCCTACCGCTGGTTGCGCGGCCTGCGCCGGGTCGAATAG
- a CDS encoding phytanoyl-CoA dioxygenase family protein, producing the protein MGIDGQLARQLLAGARLDDRLVARKLEQALSIDYWRTLQPQLSVAGTSPLPDSETAALLPEHQGALLAQFGSAGYLQVESALPPPLLEAMHRCALLLQREDWPPVFAFVYDAFWQVPQLPKLAALLGSILGSGYRQSANFWFHAVPALPGAGGWPPHQDYPDRTGRVTVWMALSPATPANGCLYAVPKNAPVGSWRDDLQMLTKETLLALLHHSRALPVAAGAALIWDGELLHWGGKSDGTGEPRLSFSTEFLAAQEEPTARERPLFDPTAGLPPFAERLGLIGRAILDYYRNEVRLIRYLDLAQHLCERAGS; encoded by the coding sequence ATGGGTATAGATGGGCAACTCGCCCGGCAACTTCTTGCAGGCGCGCGCCTGGACGACAGGCTGGTCGCCCGCAAGCTGGAGCAGGCGCTGTCGATCGATTACTGGCGCACCCTCCAGCCCCAGCTTTCCGTTGCCGGAACGTCCCCTCTGCCGGATAGCGAAACCGCAGCCCTCCTGCCAGAACACCAGGGAGCGCTGCTTGCCCAGTTTGGGAGCGCCGGTTACCTGCAGGTCGAGTCCGCTTTGCCGCCGCCGCTGCTGGAGGCGATGCACCGCTGCGCCCTCCTGCTGCAGCGCGAGGACTGGCCGCCGGTGTTCGCCTTCGTCTACGACGCTTTCTGGCAGGTGCCCCAGCTACCGAAGCTGGCGGCGCTGCTCGGTTCCATTCTCGGCAGCGGCTACCGCCAGAGTGCGAACTTCTGGTTTCACGCCGTTCCTGCCCTGCCGGGGGCAGGCGGCTGGCCTCCCCACCAGGACTATCCGGACAGGACGGGACGGGTGACTGTCTGGATGGCGCTCAGCCCTGCCACACCCGCAAACGGCTGCCTCTACGCCGTTCCGAAAAATGCGCCAGTGGGAAGCTGGCGCGATGATCTGCAGATGCTCACAAAAGAAACGCTGCTCGCCCTGCTGCACCACAGCCGCGCCCTGCCGGTAGCTGCCGGTGCAGCGCTCATCTGGGACGGCGAGCTGTTGCACTGGGGAGGCAAATCCGATGGGACAGGCGAGCCGCGCCTCAGTTTTTCTACCGAATTTCTCGCCGCTCAAGAAGAACCCACCGCCCGCGAGCGGCCCCTTTTTGATCCCACAGCCGGTCTGCCCCCGTTCGCCGAGCGCCTGGGGCTGATCGGGCGGGCGATTCTCGACTACTACCGCAACGAGGTGCGGCTGATCCGCTATCTTGATCTGGCGCAACACCTGTGCGAGCGGGCCGGATCTTAG
- a CDS encoding PqqD family protein → MVSMRVSLPADVLVRRLKTESVLLSLRSEQYFGLDAVGTRMWEVLTTSESVEAACTLLLGEYDVEAAVLRQDALNLIAELVRHGLLETSDE, encoded by the coding sequence ATGGTCTCCATGCGAGTGTCCCTACCTGCCGATGTTCTCGTGCGCCGGCTCAAGACCGAGTCTGTGCTGCTCAGTTTGCGCAGCGAACAGTACTTTGGCCTCGATGCGGTCGGCACCCGCATGTGGGAAGTGCTGACCACTTCCGAGTCGGTCGAGGCAGCCTGCACATTGCTCCTGGGCGAGTACGACGTGGAGGCGGCTGTCCTGCGGCAGGACGCCCTGAACTTGATTGCCGAACTGGTGAGACACGGTCTGTTGGAGACGAGCGATGAATAG
- a CDS encoding HPr kinase, with translation MTAVLHRIFGLRLRVNRPVANLDILAAGSEPVDVQIQLGCWPQGMGELSQKRWYTSPYRHRNGQPVLVGWEVGDVYLRLRYGDGVEFLLDRVGTQVWATWPASAGFQAATDYLLGSLLALVLGLRGTIALHAGAVVVGDRALLLLGAEGSGKSTLAAALAARGYPVLADDLVALGQQGDHFIAQPGTPWLRLRPTAAPLLAQLQGFTLQLIPAPDGDHLDLDLRQNGCRYARQPLPVAAIYWLRQPAPTTRIEPASFQTIWPALLAESWVSRLHTRAMRAQQFVQLAQLAEAVPLRCVSSRPGGPGLTGLGDAILQDFEALQRSRAWV, from the coding sequence GTGACAGCGGTTTTGCATCGGATCTTTGGCCTGCGCCTGCGGGTGAACCGGCCCGTCGCCAATCTGGATATTCTGGCTGCCGGAAGCGAGCCGGTGGATGTCCAGATCCAGCTCGGTTGCTGGCCGCAGGGGATGGGAGAGCTGTCTCAGAAGCGCTGGTACACCAGCCCCTACCGGCACCGGAATGGCCAGCCGGTGCTCGTCGGCTGGGAGGTGGGCGATGTCTATCTGCGCCTGCGCTACGGCGACGGGGTCGAGTTTCTGCTCGATCGGGTCGGCACCCAGGTCTGGGCAACCTGGCCCGCATCTGCCGGTTTTCAGGCGGCAACGGATTATCTACTCGGTTCGCTCCTCGCCCTGGTGCTGGGCCTAAGGGGGACGATCGCGCTGCACGCTGGGGCAGTGGTCGTGGGCGATCGGGCACTACTTTTGCTGGGAGCGGAGGGGAGCGGCAAATCGACGCTGGCGGCGGCGCTGGCGGCGCGGGGCTACCCGGTACTGGCGGACGATCTGGTGGCGCTGGGGCAACAGGGCGATCACTTCATTGCCCAGCCGGGCACGCCCTGGCTGCGCCTGCGGCCCACAGCCGCGCCGCTGCTCGCCCAGCTGCAGGGATTTACACTCCAGCTGATCCCTGCGCCGGACGGCGACCACCTCGACCTCGACCTGCGCCAGAACGGTTGCCGGTATGCCCGCCAGCCACTGCCCGTCGCCGCTATCTACTGGCTGAGACAACCCGCGCCGACGACCCGGATCGAGCCTGCTTCCTTTCAGACCATCTGGCCCGCTCTGCTCGCCGAAAGCTGGGTAAGTCGTCTGCACACCAGAGCGATGCGCGCCCAGCAATTCGTTCAGCTCGCCCAACTGGCGGAAGCGGTACCGCTGCGCTGCGTCTCCTCCCGCCCTGGAGGGCCAGGATTGACCGGGCTGGGCGATGCGATTTTGCAAGATTTCGAGGCGCTGCAGCGGAGTCGGGCATGGGTATAG
- a CDS encoding WcaF family extracellular polysaccharide biosynthesis acetyltransferase has product MSGILEGNDPYTQPSFSRANRLGRLVWGLVRLVAFRFSPRPLHAWRAFVLRCFGAKLGRGCHIYPGVKIWAPWNLECGDYVGIADGVTLYNQDRIAIGSRATISQGSHLCTGTHDYTRPHFPLRTAPIAVGDCAWICAEVFIHPGVRVGEGTVVGARAVVTADLPAWTVCAGHPCRVLKLRPRWE; this is encoded by the coding sequence ATGTCCGGCATCCTCGAAGGCAACGACCCTTACACCCAGCCCAGTTTCAGCCGGGCGAACCGGCTTGGGCGGCTCGTCTGGGGGCTGGTCCGGCTGGTGGCCTTTCGATTTAGCCCCCGGCCCCTGCACGCCTGGCGGGCCTTCGTGCTGCGCTGCTTTGGGGCAAAGCTGGGCCGGGGCTGCCACATCTATCCGGGGGTCAAGATCTGGGCTCCCTGGAACCTCGAGTGCGGCGACTACGTGGGTATCGCCGACGGCGTCACCCTCTACAACCAGGATCGAATTGCGATCGGCAGCCGGGCAACGATCTCCCAGGGTTCGCACCTCTGCACGGGTACCCACGACTACACCCGGCCCCACTTTCCGCTTCGTACTGCGCCGATTGCCGTCGGGGATTGCGCCTGGATCTGTGCGGAGGTGTTCATCCATCCGGGGGTGCGGGTGGGTGAAGGAACCGTGGTCGGTGCCCGCGCCGTCGTCACCGCCGATCTGCCCGCCTGGACTGTCTGCGCCGGTCATCCCTGCCGGGTGCTCAAGCTGCGCCCGAGGTGGGAATAA
- a CDS encoding 50S ribosomal protein L11 methyltransferase has translation MYVLLNHGQMIADGVRSRAYERALRQRVTPGAVVVDIGTGTGVFAVLACRFGARRVYAIEADDTIALAQEVAVAAGCADRIEFLQNWSNAVQLPERADLIVSDLRGALPLFRNHLPTIIDARRRFLAPDGALIPEQDVLWAAIIESEALYHSCTLPWTDNCHNLDLRAALPIVRNSFHHGPVGPEQLLAPPERWATLDYRTVETSDVEGELRWQVTRSGTAHGLLLWFDAVLAPGIGFCNRPGTAQPTTIYGSGFLPWSEPVNVAVGDTIVVQLSARLVGGEYIWRWDSQIEKMSFRQSTFYGMPLSLERLRRQAADSVPSLGEEGKIDRFILEQMDGQLTLEAIARRLAQHFPGRFDRLQDSLARVGELAQKYGQ, from the coding sequence ATGTACGTCCTTTTAAATCATGGCCAGATGATCGCCGATGGGGTGCGCTCGCGCGCCTACGAGCGGGCGTTGCGGCAACGGGTGACGCCTGGGGCGGTGGTCGTGGACATCGGCACCGGCACCGGCGTCTTTGCGGTGCTCGCCTGCCGCTTCGGGGCGCGTCGGGTCTACGCCATCGAGGCGGACGATACGATCGCCCTGGCGCAGGAGGTTGCTGTGGCCGCCGGTTGCGCGGATCGCATCGAATTTCTCCAGAACTGGTCGAACGCGGTGCAGTTGCCGGAGCGCGCCGATCTGATCGTCTCGGACCTGCGCGGGGCGCTGCCGCTTTTTCGCAACCATCTGCCGACGATCATCGATGCGCGGCGGCGCTTTCTGGCACCCGATGGGGCACTCATTCCCGAGCAGGACGTGCTCTGGGCAGCGATCATCGAGTCCGAAGCCCTCTACCACTCCTGCACACTGCCCTGGACGGACAACTGCCACAACCTCGATCTGCGGGCCGCCCTGCCCATCGTGCGCAACAGCTTTCACCACGGCCCGGTCGGCCCGGAGCAGTTGCTCGCCCCGCCCGAGCGTTGGGCCACCCTCGATTACAGAACCGTCGAAACCAGCGACGTCGAGGGTGAACTGCGCTGGCAGGTGACCCGGTCCGGCACCGCCCACGGGCTCTTGCTCTGGTTCGACGCCGTGCTCGCTCCCGGCATTGGCTTTTGTAACCGCCCCGGCACAGCCCAGCCGACCACGATCTACGGCAGCGGCTTTCTGCCCTGGTCCGAACCGGTGAATGTCGCTGTCGGCGACACGATCGTTGTTCAACTCAGCGCCAGACTGGTCGGGGGAGAATATATCTGGCGCTGGGACAGCCAGATCGAAAAGATGAGCTTTCGCCAGTCCACCTTTTACGGGATGCCCCTTTCGCTGGAGCGGCTGCGGCGGCAGGCGGCGGATTCCGTGCCCAGCCTGGGCGAAGAAGGCAAGATCGACCGGTTCATCCTCGAACAGATGGACGGCCAGCTCACCCTCGAAGCGATTGCCCGCCGCCTGGCGCAGCACTTTCCTGGCCGCTTCGACCGCCTTCAAGACAGTCTGGCCCGCGTCGGTGAACTGGCCCAGAAGTACGGACAGTAG
- a CDS encoding acyltransferase, with translation MKTLLAALTLLLPWPVRRWVLVRFWGYRIDPTSRIGLAWIFPRRLVLAAHSQIGHLNVCRGLDELRLEEHARIGRLNWISGFPARPDRHFAHQPERSPRLVLGRHAAITHRHLIDCTDTVRLGNHAILGGYRSQVLTHAIDLERGRQHAAPVQIGNYCFVGTSCVLLGGSRLPDHSVLGAMSLLKDAFSEEYTLYAGVPATARKNLGTDWKYFSRPEGYVW, from the coding sequence GTGAAGACGCTCCTTGCTGCGCTGACGCTGCTTCTGCCCTGGCCGGTGCGCCGGTGGGTGCTGGTGCGCTTCTGGGGCTACCGGATCGACCCGACCAGCCGCATCGGCCTTGCCTGGATCTTTCCGCGCCGCCTGGTGCTGGCGGCCCACAGCCAGATCGGCCACCTGAACGTCTGCAGGGGACTCGACGAGCTGCGCCTCGAAGAACACGCCCGAATTGGCCGCCTCAACTGGATCAGCGGTTTTCCGGCGAGGCCCGACCGCCACTTTGCCCACCAGCCGGAGCGCTCGCCGCGCCTCGTCCTGGGCCGCCACGCCGCGATCACCCACCGCCACCTCATCGACTGCACCGACACGGTTCGCCTGGGCAACCACGCAATCTTGGGAGGGTACCGCTCGCAGGTGCTCACCCACGCCATCGACCTCGAGCGGGGCCGCCAGCACGCTGCCCCGGTGCAGATCGGCAACTACTGTTTTGTCGGCACCAGCTGCGTGTTGCTGGGAGGCAGCCGCCTGCCCGACCATTCAGTACTTGGGGCGATGAGCCTGCTCAAGGACGCCTTCAGCGAGGAGTACACCCTCTACGCCGGTGTGCCCGCGACGGCGCGCAAGAACCTCGGCACAGACTGGAAGTACTTTTCGCGGCCAGAAGGCTACGTCTGGTAG
- a CDS encoding asparagine synthetase B family protein, which produces MSGGIAGILNLDGAPADRRLLEQLVRALAHRGPDGQQSRLTGPVGFGFSQSGQSSGGCFAGAPLWIVADARLDGRAELAEKLAVKAPLSDAELILSAYRRWGEGCATHLLGDFAFAIWDGSLFCARDQLGVKPFFYTQVGQSLLFSSELAALRLHPALSNRIDELAVADFLLFGCPQQLDITPFAAIRRLPPAHTLGWQPRQPVRISRYWELPVAEPIFYRRRGDYIEHFRELFDRAVGDRLGDGPVAISMSGGMDSTSVAATARTLLSRQGNASRLWAHTCVYDRLIPDSERHWAALAARHLEIAVHYQIADRYCAFEGWDRLEGYLPEPCDHPLWLIDADQCRQIAASGGRVLLTGQGGDSAFCAENTYGLYLLRQGGIRRAAGTIGSYLVEHGRLPPLGIRTFLKSLRRQEPAGYPDWLNRDFAARLDLPGRWRQLSSNPPAVHPFRPRLHRMLRDPFWPSLFESYDPAWTHIPVEVRHPFFDLRLLEFLLAIPPVPWCVHKQLLREAMGDRLPEAVRQRPKTPLAARPVHPYAPWVLGDALPVARLGEYVDMTIVSTLIQGTTCDELNDTIQKRRRLIALNYWLKYTVPSVPIPTRSRP; this is translated from the coding sequence ATGAGTGGCGGTATTGCTGGTATTCTCAACCTGGACGGCGCTCCCGCCGACCGCCGATTGTTAGAGCAACTAGTGAGAGCCCTTGCCCACCGGGGTCCGGATGGGCAGCAAAGCAGGCTGACGGGGCCGGTGGGCTTTGGTTTCAGCCAGTCCGGCCAGAGCAGTGGAGGGTGCTTTGCAGGCGCTCCACTCTGGATCGTGGCGGATGCGCGCCTAGACGGGCGGGCGGAGCTGGCCGAGAAACTGGCAGTAAAAGCGCCGCTTTCGGATGCCGAGCTGATTCTTAGCGCCTACCGCCGCTGGGGTGAAGGGTGCGCCACGCACCTGCTGGGCGATTTTGCCTTCGCCATCTGGGATGGCAGCCTGTTTTGTGCCCGCGATCAGCTGGGAGTCAAACCTTTTTTTTATACCCAGGTAGGTCAGAGCTTGCTCTTCAGCAGCGAGCTGGCGGCTCTGCGGCTGCACCCGGCCTTGAGCAATCGGATCGATGAGCTGGCGGTTGCCGACTTTCTACTGTTTGGCTGTCCCCAGCAACTGGATATCACCCCCTTCGCTGCCATCCGCAGGTTGCCCCCGGCTCACACGCTCGGCTGGCAGCCCAGACAGCCGGTCCGCATCAGCCGCTACTGGGAGCTGCCGGTCGCTGAGCCGATTTTTTACCGTCGTCGCGGCGATTACATCGAGCACTTTCGAGAACTGTTCGACCGGGCGGTGGGGGACCGGCTTGGGGACGGGCCCGTCGCCATCTCGATGAGCGGTGGCATGGATTCGACCTCGGTGGCGGCTACGGCCAGAACCCTGCTATCTCGGCAGGGGAATGCTTCTCGCCTCTGGGCCCACACCTGCGTCTACGACCGGCTCATCCCCGATAGTGAGCGCCACTGGGCCGCTCTGGCCGCCCGGCACCTGGAGATCGCCGTCCACTACCAGATCGCCGATCGCTACTGCGCCTTCGAGGGCTGGGACCGGCTGGAGGGCTACCTGCCCGAGCCCTGCGACCATCCGCTCTGGCTCATCGACGCCGATCAGTGCCGCCAGATAGCGGCCAGCGGTGGCCGGGTGCTCCTCACCGGCCAGGGGGGCGATTCTGCCTTCTGTGCCGAGAACACCTACGGCCTGTACCTGCTCAGGCAGGGCGGGATCAGGCGCGCCGCCGGAACGATCGGCAGTTATCTGGTGGAGCATGGCCGCCTGCCGCCCCTCGGTATCCGCACCTTTTTAAAAAGCCTCCGCAGGCAGGAACCGGCAGGCTATCCCGACTGGCTCAACAGGGACTTCGCTGCCCGCCTGGATCTGCCGGGGCGCTGGCGGCAACTGAGCAGCAATCCACCGGCAGTGCATCCCTTTCGCCCCAGACTACATAGAATGCTCCGCGATCCGTTCTGGCCGAGCCTGTTTGAAAGCTACGATCCGGCCTGGACCCATATCCCCGTCGAGGTGCGCCATCCTTTCTTCGACCTGCGCCTGCTCGAATTTTTGCTGGCGATCCCGCCTGTGCCCTGGTGCGTTCACAAGCAACTGTTGCGTGAGGCGATGGGCGATCGGCTGCCGGAGGCGGTGCGGCAACGGCCCAAAACTCCCCTGGCGGCCCGTCCTGTCCATCCCTACGCTCCCTGGGTGCTGGGCGACGCCCTGCCGGTCGCCCGGCTGGGAGAGTACGTGGACATGACGATCGTTTCTACACTGATCCAGGGGACGACCTGCGATGAGCTGAACGATACAATCCAGAAAAGACGAAGATTGATTGCCCTGAATTACTGGTTGAAATACACCGTTCCGTCCGTCCCGATACCTACCAGGAGCAGACCATGA
- a CDS encoding glycosyltransferase family 2 protein, with translation MRLAVAVSIVILTLNEAADLPGCLESIGWCDDIHLVDSGSCDGTLELAVAAGVRCYEHPFSSFGKQRNWALDHCQFAHEWILFLDADERATPAFARAIEGATAAAGASIAGYYCCWKLMLDGHWLRRTDGFPRWQFRLLRWGRVRFCDFGHGQKEDRVQGQLAYLSEPYLHYAFSKGWGQWLSRHNRYSDLEAAERLRANVSWQELLARDPSVRNKALKPLLSRLPGWPLWRFLIMYVFKLGFLEGRAALTYCIHLAYYEFLIQVKMDELRRGRCLDRT, from the coding sequence TTGCGCCTGGCCGTGGCCGTCTCGATCGTCATTCTTACCCTCAACGAAGCGGCGGATCTGCCCGGTTGTCTGGAGTCGATCGGCTGGTGCGACGACATTCACCTCGTCGATTCCGGCAGCTGCGACGGAACGCTCGAACTGGCCGTCGCCGCCGGAGTACGCTGCTACGAGCATCCCTTCAGTTCTTTTGGCAAGCAACGCAACTGGGCTCTCGATCACTGCCAGTTCGCCCACGAGTGGATCTTGTTTCTGGATGCGGACGAGAGAGCGACGCCCGCCTTTGCCCGCGCAATCGAGGGGGCAACGGCAGCCGCTGGAGCTTCTATCGCCGGTTATTACTGCTGCTGGAAGCTCATGCTGGACGGGCATTGGCTCAGGCGCACCGACGGCTTTCCGCGCTGGCAGTTTCGCCTGCTGCGCTGGGGCCGGGTGCGCTTTTGCGACTTTGGCCACGGCCAGAAAGAAGACCGCGTCCAGGGACAGCTCGCCTACCTGAGCGAACCGTACCTGCACTACGCCTTCAGCAAGGGCTGGGGGCAGTGGCTGAGCCGCCACAACCGCTACTCCGATCTGGAGGCTGCCGAGCGGTTGCGCGCCAATGTTTCCTGGCAGGAATTGCTTGCCCGCGACCCTTCGGTGCGCAACAAAGCCCTCAAACCGCTGCTCAGCCGCCTGCCCGGCTGGCCCTTGTGGCGGTTTTTGATCATGTATGTTTTCAAGCTGGGCTTTCTTGAGGGGCGAGCGGCCCTCACCTACTGCATTCACCTGGCGTACTACGAGTTTTTAATCCAGGTAAAGATGGACGAATTGCGCCGAGGCCGCTGTCTGGACAGAACCTGA
- a CDS encoding glycosyltransferase WbuB, producing the protein MRILIYGINYFPELTGVGKYTGEMAEWLAAQGHQVRVVTAPPHYPAWRVAKGYSPWRYSRTCQAGVEVFRCPVWLKTQPTGVERLVHLLSFALTSLPVMLAQVFWKPEVVLTIEPPLLAAPTALLVARLSGAHSWLHIQDHEVDAAFELQSLPGGGRLQRTAVGFERWLLKHFDRLSTLSLQMLERAVGKGVERERIGLFPNWVDTGRIHPDISADALRRELGLTAEDLVVLYSGNMGGKQGLDLLLAAADRLPRVQFVLCGDGTARRRLKSESCRLALANVHFLPLQPTERLGELLNLADIHALIQRDQAADLVMPSKLAGMMASGRAVIATARPGTAVATMVTASACGALVPPENVDAFVLAVQELAAAPRLRREMGRNGRNWARDYLAKGLILSQFTAQLLQLCSGTVPLVIPDAGLEEASGTLRTADVDGE; encoded by the coding sequence ATGCGTATCCTCATTTATGGCATCAACTATTTCCCCGAACTGACGGGCGTCGGCAAGTACACCGGCGAGATGGCGGAGTGGCTGGCCGCCCAGGGGCATCAGGTGCGCGTCGTCACCGCCCCTCCCCACTATCCCGCCTGGCGGGTGGCCAAAGGTTACAGCCCCTGGCGCTACAGCCGTACATGCCAGGCGGGCGTCGAGGTGTTCCGCTGTCCTGTCTGGCTCAAAACCCAGCCCACCGGCGTCGAGCGGCTGGTTCACCTGCTGTCGTTCGCCCTTACAAGCCTGCCGGTGATGCTCGCCCAGGTGTTCTGGAAGCCGGAGGTGGTGCTCACGATCGAGCCGCCGCTTTTGGCGGCCCCGACGGCGCTGCTGGTAGCCCGGCTCTCAGGAGCCCATAGCTGGCTGCACATTCAAGATCACGAGGTAGACGCCGCCTTCGAGTTGCAGTCACTGCCAGGAGGGGGCCGTCTACAGCGCACGGCGGTGGGCTTCGAGCGCTGGTTGCTCAAACATTTCGATCGCCTCTCGACCCTGTCGCTCCAGATGCTCGAGCGGGCAGTCGGCAAAGGGGTCGAGCGCGAACGGATCGGTCTATTTCCCAACTGGGTCGATACGGGCCGGATTCATCCCGATATCTCAGCTGATGCATTGCGCCGCGAGCTGGGGCTTACAGCCGAGGATCTGGTGGTGCTCTACTCGGGCAATATGGGCGGCAAACAGGGACTCGATCTGTTGCTGGCAGCGGCAGACAGGCTGCCACGGGTGCAGTTCGTCCTCTGTGGCGACGGCACAGCCCGCCGCCGCCTGAAGAGTGAAAGCTGTCGTCTGGCCCTCGCCAATGTCCATTTTTTGCCCCTACAGCCGACCGAGCGGCTGGGCGAATTGCTCAATCTGGCCGACATCCACGCCCTGATCCAGCGCGATCAGGCCGCCGACCTGGTCATGCCCTCCAAACTGGCGGGCATGATGGCGAGTGGCCGGGCGGTGATCGCCACCGCCCGCCCCGGCACCGCCGTGGCGACGATGGTCACCGCTTCTGCCTGCGGGGCGCTGGTGCCCCCCGAAAATGTCGATGCGTTCGTGCTGGCGGTGCAGGAGCTGGCCGCTGCCCCGAGGCTGCGCCGCGAAATGGGGCGCAATGGCCGCAACTGGGCACGGGACTATCTAGCTAAGGGACTGATTTTAAGTCAGTTCACAGCTCAACTCCTCCAGCTTTGCAGCGGCACTGTACCGCTTGTGATCCCCGATGCTGGGCTTGAGGAGGCTTCTGGTACACTGAGGACCGCGGACGTAGATGGAGAATGA